TTCTTATTTGGGTTTTAGTTTCGAAAATGATTTGGAGATAAAAATAAGTGACATTTTACAAAATGTAGCAATTTATCTTGGTTTGCCTTTTTTACTAGGAATTTTAAGCAGGGTGGTTTTTATTGGTTTAAAAGGCAAAGAATGGTTTGATCAAAATTTCTTACCTAAGATAAGTCCTATCACGCTTGTTACTTTACTTTTTACTATTATCATCATGTGTTCTTATAGATCAAGTGATATTTTTAACTTACCTTTAGATGTGTTTAAAATTTGCATTCCTTTGTTTTTATATTTTGTGATAATGTTTTATAGTTCTTGGTTTATAAGTAAAAAACTAGGGTTAAACTATAAAAAAAATACAGCTATTAGTTTTAGTGCTAGTGGTAATAATTTCGAACTTGCTATAGCTATATCCATTGCATCTTTTGGTATAAGCTCATTGCAATCTTTTGCTGCTATTATAGGGCCATTGATTGAAGTTCCTGTTTTGATTTTACTTGTTAAATGGGCTTTGAAATTTAAGTATTAATATACAAAGCAAGCTCATCGCTTAAAAGATAATTAGTATTATAAAAAATTCCATTTTTATAAACTAATTTTCCCTTTTTGCTAAGAAAAAGTGCTTTTTCTTTTTCCAAAGGCTCTAGCTTTGTTTCATCTACCCCTACAATACTTCTAAGGCCTAAAAAAATATGCTCTAAATGCAAGTCTTTTAAATTTAGATTTTCTACTTCTCTAAAACAAGGATTTGCTATATAATCTTTTAAATTTTTCTTAGTGTAAAATCTTTGCTTTTTTAAAAATCCTACAGCACTCAAACCACAACCTATATAATCTTTGCCTTGCCAATAAGCAAGATTGTGCTTACAAATTTGTCCAAAATTACTAATTTCATATTGTTTATACCCAAGATTTTCAATACCTTTTATGAAGTATTTTGCTAATCTTGGAGCATTTTTTTTAAAGTGAAATTTTTTCGCAAATCTTGTTTTTTCTTCTATGGTTAAATTATAAGCACTTACATGAGAAATATTTAACAATGCTAAATTTAAAAGCTCATAATCAAGCATTTTAGTATTGTCTAATTTTGTATCGTAAATTAAGTCTAAATTAATATTATCAAATCCGGCTTTTTTTGCATTTTCTATACTCATAAAAATGCTTTTTTGATCATGATTGCGTCCAAGAAATTTTAGTTTATGCTCATTAAAACTTTGCACGCCATAAGATATGCGATTAACACCCAAATCTTTCATACCTTTAAGCCATGAAAGATTGCTTGAGCTAGGGTTTGCTTCTATGCTTATTTCGCTATTATCTTTTATATAATCTTGCAAAAAAGTAAAGATTGTTTCATAAAAACTAATCTCCATTAAACTAGGGGTTCCTCCACCTATAAAAATGCTTTTGAAAGAATTTTTATCAACTTTGAAAAAATTTAATTGATGTTTTATATCTTGCATTAATGCATTTAGATAATCTTTTTCAAAGTCTTTTTTCTTAAGCGAAGTAAAAGAGCAATAAAAGCATTTGCTTTCGCAAAATGGTATATGAATGTATAAATGCATAAACTTTCTTTATATTAATAACAAATTGGTATTTTTTTGTTAAAATTATAACATTTTAAATATCAAAGGATAAGAAAATTATGAAAGAAGAAAAAAAATACAGACCAAATGTTGCTGTTGTTGTGTTATCACCTGCTTATCCTTTTGATTGTAAATTTTTTATTGCAAAGCGTAATGATATGGAGGATATTTGGCAATTTCCTCAAGGTGGTATTGATGAGGGTGAAAGCCCTAAAAACGCACTTTTTAGAGAATTAAAAGAAGAAATTGGCACAGATGAGGTTGAGATTTTAGCTGAATATCCAGAATGGATTAGTTATGATTTTCCAGCAAAAATTGCACAAAAAATGTATCCTTATGATGGGCAAAATCAAAAATATTTTTTAGTAAAATTAAAAAGTAGTGCAAAAATAAATTTAAATACCAAACATCCTGAATTTAATGCTTTTAAATTTATATCATTAAATGAGGTTTTTAATACTATAAATCATTTTAAAAAACCTATTTATGTTAAGGTTTTAAAATACTTTAAAGAAAAGGGGTATATTTAATGCTGATCGTTCAAAAATATGGAGGAACAAGCGTTGGAACGCTTGAGCGAATAGATGAAGTTGCTAAAAGAGTTGCAAAAAGTAAAAAAAATTGTGATAAATTAGTAGTCGTTGTTTCTGCAATGAGTGGAGTGACAAATGAATTAATCGATTTTGCACATCATTTTAGCAAAAACCCATCAGGTCGTGAGATGGATATGCTTTTAAGTAGCGGTGAACGCGTAACTTCGTCTTTACTTGCTATAGCTTTAAATGAGATGGGTTTAAAAGCGGTGGCATTTTCAGGGCGTAATGCTGGAATTATTACAGATGATGTATATACCAAAGCAAGAATTGAGCATATAGATACTACAAATATTAATAAAGCTTTAGATGAAGGATATATTGTAGTAGTTGCGGGTTTTCAAGGCATTGATAAAATGGGTAATGTTACTACTTTGGGTCGTGGAGGAAGCGATTTAAGTGCAGTAGCATTAGCTGGAGCGCTTGATGCTGATTTGTGTGAAATTTATACAGATGTTGATGGGGTTTATACAACAGATCCTAGGATTGAACCAAAGGCCAAAAAACTTGATAAAATTTCTTATGAGGAAATGTTAGAACTTGCAAGTTTAGGGGCTAAAGTATTACAAAATCGCTCAGTAGAGCTTGCTAAAAAATTAAATGTAAAATTAGTTACTAGAAGTAGTTTTAATGAAAATGAAGGGACGATTATTACTAAGGAGGAAAATATGGAACAAGCTTTGGTTAGTGGTATAGCACTTGATAAAAACCAAGCAAGAGTTACTTTAAGAAATATCGATGATAAACCAGGAATAGCAGCTGAAATTTTTGGAACTTTAGCAAATGAGAATATCAATGTGGATATGATTATTCAAAATGTTGGAGTAGATGGAGCGACTAATTTAGGTTTTACCGTGCCTGAAAACGAGCTTGATTTGGCTACTGATGCTATGAAAAAAGTTTTAGGAGCAAATGCTAATATAGAAACAGATAGTGCTGTTGTTAAAGTTTCTGTTGTAGGGGTTGGGATGAAGTCTCATTCTGGGGTGGCTTCTGCAGCTTTTAAAGCTTTAGCAAATGAAAATATAAACATACAAATGATTTCAACTAGTGAAATTAAAATATCAGTAATTGTGCATGAAAAATATGGAGAATTAGCTGTAAGAGTATTGCACGAAGTGTATAAGTTAGATGTATAATGAGCAATAATTTTTTAAAATTTAGTTTAGAGCAAATTAGGCAAAATGGTGCTTATATGAGTTGGCTAGAAGAAAGGCGATTAGAGTGGTCGCCTTTAGTTGCCTCAAAACTTTCTTTACTTTTACAAGGTTATACATTTATAATTATCACAGATGAACAAAGAGCTTGGTATGAAGAATATTTTTTGAGTCAAATTAATAAAAAAGCTACTAGACCTATGCTTCCTTTTATTTCTTTAAAAGGAATTTGCAACAAAAACTATAATACTCAAGAGGAGATCGCTTTGCTTAATGATCTTTTAAGCATATCATTTCCTAATGGTTATGTGTATTTTTATATAGGAAAAAATTCAGATCCTAAAGCACAAATTGCAAAATCAAAAGAAGATAGCCTGCTTTGGCTTTTTGATGAGCAATTGCAAAATAGTTTTTATTTATCTTCTTTGGATAAAGATCTTGATTATAAACTGATTTCTTTATATAAAATTTTTGATAAAAGTTTAGACGCAGTTCTTTTTTCTAAGGTAGAAATTTGAGTATTAGAAATAAAATCATTATCCATAATGATTTTGAATTTATACAAGAAAAACTTATAAAAGAATATGGGCAAAAAAAAATAAGATTTTTTATACCTAAGAATCCTGATTTAGAGTTAAGATTAAACGATACAAGCTATGATAAAAATGCTCAAGCTACTGCAAGAGCTATTATGAAAGAAAGTTATATAGCAGAAGCAAATGAAAAAATTATAGTAATCATAGCAAAAAGTTTTCGCGAAGAAGCACAAAATTTTCTACTAAAACTTTTTGAAGAGCCTCCAAAGAATATTTATTTCATCATTGTTGCACCATCTAAAAATGTTTTTTTACCCACTATACTTTCAAGATTTATCGTAGAAAAACATAAAATTCAAAAAGAAAAAATGGTTTTGGATTTTGATCTTAAGAAATTAGACTTATTAGGAATTTTATCTTTGTTAAAAAAATATGAAAATATAGACAAACAAGAGTGCTTAGAATTAATTAGCACATTAAGCTATGAATGTTTAAAACAAGATTTAAAACTAAATGATGAAGAAATTGATTTTTTTTATAAAGCTTATGAGTTGGCAAAATTAAATGCAAAACCAGCTATTTTACTAAGTGTGATAGCTTTGATTATATATGAGAGAAAAAATGAAAATCATTAAAATAAACCCAAATACTGATTTTAAATCAATAACTCAATTTATAAAACCCCATAAAATGGGTGAAAAAATCATGAGTAAAAAAACTCAAATTCATTTTTTTCTCATCAAAAATTTAAGAGCACCTGCTGTGAATATACTCAAGCAAGATGCATTAAGAATTGGAGCTGAACTTGTAACGCATAAAGAAGTTATATTGGGTAAAGAACATACCAATGCTTTGCTAATGGTTACAAAAGAACAAATTAAAAAACTCATCCAAAAAGAAAAGCTGCAAGATTTTGGTTTAAAAAATTTAGCTTTATTTTTAGAGCAAAAATTTAATAAAGCAAAAAAAGCAAAAATCATGGGTGTAATTAATATAAACACAGATAGCTTTAATGCAAAAAGCAGGGTAGATGAGCACGCACTTTTAGAAAAAATAGAACTTTTTATTTCTCAAGGAGCTGATTATATAGATATAGGTGCGGTATCTTCAAGGCCTGGGAGTGTGTATTGTGGAAAGGAAGAAGAATTTAAGCGTTTGAAAAATGCCTTAGATTTAATTTATAAAGAAAAAATTTATGAAAAATGTATTTTTAGTTTAGATAGCTTTGATGAGTATTGCTTAGAATATGCTTTAAACAAAGGTTTTAAGCTTATTAATGATATTACCGGTTTTAAAAATGAAAATTTGGCTAAACTTGCTTTAAAATACAAAGCTACTTATATACTTATGCATATGCAAAATACCCCACAAAATATGCAAGATAATCCTTACTATGAAGATGTATTAGCCGAGCTTGATGAATTTTTTGCACAAAAATTAGAAAGATTAAGTGAATTGGGTTTAAAAGATGTGATTTTAGATGTTGGTATTGGTTTTGGAAAAAGCCCATGGCATAATATGATGCTAATTAAGCATTTAGAGCATTTTTTACGCTTTGAAAAAGAACTATTAATTGGAGCTAGCAGAAAAAGTGTGATAAATGCGTATTTTAACTCAAGCGTTGAGCAAAGATTAGCTGGCACGCTTTATTTGCATTTAGAAGCTTTTAAAAACGGAGCAAGCATTATAAGAGTGCATGATGTATATGAACATAAACAAATGTTTGAACTTGCAAAAGCTATGGATGAACTTTCTTTGGAGTAATGATGATTTATCAAGAGTATTTAGAAAAAGTAAAATTAGCAAATGAATGGATGAGGGCTTATTATGAAGATGATGAGCCTTTAGCAAGTGATGAGGAGTATGATAAACTTATTAGAAAATTAAGAGAATTTGAAGCAAAATATCCTGAAAAAATTGCCAAAGATTCTCCAACACAAAATATTGCCCCAACTATACAAAGTGAGTTTTATAAAATTACACATAGTGCAAAAATGTGGTCTATGGAAGATGTTTTTGATGAAGCTGAGCTTAGAGCTTGGGCAAAAAGAGCTAAATGTGAGTTTGATTTTTTTATAGAGCCTAAATTTGATGGAGCAAGCTTAAATTTAACATATGAAAATGGTGTGTTAATTAGCGGTGCTACAAGGGGTGATGGAGAAGTAGGTGAGGATGTTACTTTAAATGTAAGAGAAATTGCTAATATCCCAAAAACCATACCTTATAAAAAAAAGATAGAAATTCGCGGTGAAGTAGTGATTTTAAAAGAAGATTTTGAAAAAATCAATGAAAAAAGAGCTAAAGAGGGTTTAAGCTTGTTTGCAAACCCACGCAATGGAGCAAGTGGCTCTTTAAGACAGCTTGATACAAGCATTACCAAAGAAAGGAATTTGAAATTTTATCCTTGGGGAGTGGGGGAGAATTCTTTAGAATTTAGCAAACATTCTGAAGTGATGGAGTTTGTAAGAAGTCTTGGTTTTTTAAAAGATGATTTTGTTTTTTGTGTGAAAACTTTAGATGAGGTTATAAAAAAGTATCATGAGCTTTTAGAAAAAAGAGATCAAAAGCCTATGATGATGGATGGTATGGTTGTAAGGGTTAATGATTTAGCTCATTGTAAGCTTTTAGGCTATACGGTGAAATTTCCCAAATTTATGGCTGCTTTTAAATTTCCAGCTTTAGAAAAAACCACCACTTTACTTGGGGTTAATTTGCAAGTGGGAAGAAGTGGGGTGATTACCCCTGTGGCGGTTTTGGAACCTGTAAATTTAGATGGGGTTATAGTAAAATCTGCTACTTTACATAATTTTGATGAGATAGCTAGACTTGGAGTAATGATAGGCGATAGTGTAAGTGTGATAAGAAGCGGTGATGTTATACCTAAAATCACTAAAGTTTTTACCCAAAGACGCGATGGTTTAGAAAGTGAAATCGCTAAGCCAACTCTTTGTCCTGAATGCTTTAGCGAACTTTTAGATGAGGGTGCTTTTTTAAAATGCCAAAATTTAGATTGCA
The genomic region above belongs to Campylobacter peloridis LMG 23910 and contains:
- the arsB gene encoding ACR3 family arsenite efflux transporter, which produces MLGFIDRFLTLWIFIAMALGLFLGFIFPNIANFWESFNYKQNNVLLMICLILMMYPPLAKVEYKKIFKIFHSFKALILSLFLNWIFGPILMFILAWIFLKNDLDYMQGIIIIGLARCVAMVVVWSDLAKANKEYTAALVGINTIFQILCFAFYVYLFLEFFPSYLGFSFENDLEIKISDILQNVAIYLGLPFLLGILSRVVFIGLKGKEWFDQNFLPKISPITLVTLLFTIIIMCSYRSSDIFNLPLDVFKICIPLFLYFVIMFYSSWFISKKLGLNYKKNTAISFSASGNNFELAIAISIASFGISSLQSFAAIIGPLIEVPVLILLVKWALKFKY
- the hemW gene encoding radical SAM family heme chaperone HemW, whose product is MHLYIHIPFCESKCFYCSFTSLKKKDFEKDYLNALMQDIKHQLNFFKVDKNSFKSIFIGGGTPSLMEISFYETIFTFLQDYIKDNSEISIEANPSSSNLSWLKGMKDLGVNRISYGVQSFNEHKLKFLGRNHDQKSIFMSIENAKKAGFDNINLDLIYDTKLDNTKMLDYELLNLALLNISHVSAYNLTIEEKTRFAKKFHFKKNAPRLAKYFIKGIENLGYKQYEISNFGQICKHNLAYWQGKDYIGCGLSAVGFLKKQRFYTKKNLKDYIANPCFREVENLNLKDLHLEHIFLGLRSIVGVDETKLEPLEKEKALFLSKKGKLVYKNGIFYNTNYLLSDELALYINT
- a CDS encoding RNA pyrophosphohydrolase, with protein sequence MKEEKKYRPNVAVVVLSPAYPFDCKFFIAKRNDMEDIWQFPQGGIDEGESPKNALFRELKEEIGTDEVEILAEYPEWISYDFPAKIAQKMYPYDGQNQKYFLVKLKSSAKINLNTKHPEFNAFKFISLNEVFNTINHFKKPIYVKVLKYFKEKGYI
- a CDS encoding aspartate kinase; translated protein: MLIVQKYGGTSVGTLERIDEVAKRVAKSKKNCDKLVVVVSAMSGVTNELIDFAHHFSKNPSGREMDMLLSSGERVTSSLLAIALNEMGLKAVAFSGRNAGIITDDVYTKARIEHIDTTNINKALDEGYIVVVAGFQGIDKMGNVTTLGRGGSDLSAVALAGALDADLCEIYTDVDGVYTTDPRIEPKAKKLDKISYEEMLELASLGAKVLQNRSVELAKKLNVKLVTRSSFNENEGTIITKEENMEQALVSGIALDKNQARVTLRNIDDKPGIAAEIFGTLANENINVDMIIQNVGVDGATNLGFTVPENELDLATDAMKKVLGANANIETDSAVVKVSVVGVGMKSHSGVASAAFKALANENINIQMISTSEIKISVIVHEKYGELAVRVLHEVYKLDV
- a CDS encoding HobA family DNA replication regulator — translated: MSNNFLKFSLEQIRQNGAYMSWLEERRLEWSPLVASKLSLLLQGYTFIIITDEQRAWYEEYFLSQINKKATRPMLPFISLKGICNKNYNTQEEIALLNDLLSISFPNGYVYFYIGKNSDPKAQIAKSKEDSLLWLFDEQLQNSFYLSSLDKDLDYKLISLYKIFDKSLDAVLFSKVEI
- a CDS encoding DNA polymerase III subunit delta'; the encoded protein is MSIRNKIIIHNDFEFIQEKLIKEYGQKKIRFFIPKNPDLELRLNDTSYDKNAQATARAIMKESYIAEANEKIIVIIAKSFREEAQNFLLKLFEEPPKNIYFIIVAPSKNVFLPTILSRFIVEKHKIQKEKMVLDFDLKKLDLLGILSLLKKYENIDKQECLELISTLSYECLKQDLKLNDEEIDFFYKAYELAKLNAKPAILLSVIALIIYERKNENH
- the folP gene encoding dihydropteroate synthase yields the protein MKIIKINPNTDFKSITQFIKPHKMGEKIMSKKTQIHFFLIKNLRAPAVNILKQDALRIGAELVTHKEVILGKEHTNALLMVTKEQIKKLIQKEKLQDFGLKNLALFLEQKFNKAKKAKIMGVININTDSFNAKSRVDEHALLEKIELFISQGADYIDIGAVSSRPGSVYCGKEEEFKRLKNALDLIYKEKIYEKCIFSLDSFDEYCLEYALNKGFKLINDITGFKNENLAKLALKYKATYILMHMQNTPQNMQDNPYYEDVLAELDEFFAQKLERLSELGLKDVILDVGIGFGKSPWHNMMLIKHLEHFLRFEKELLIGASRKSVINAYFNSSVEQRLAGTLYLHLEAFKNGASIIRVHDVYEHKQMFELAKAMDELSLE
- the ligA gene encoding NAD-dependent DNA ligase LigA; amino-acid sequence: MIYQEYLEKVKLANEWMRAYYEDDEPLASDEEYDKLIRKLREFEAKYPEKIAKDSPTQNIAPTIQSEFYKITHSAKMWSMEDVFDEAELRAWAKRAKCEFDFFIEPKFDGASLNLTYENGVLISGATRGDGEVGEDVTLNVREIANIPKTIPYKKKIEIRGEVVILKEDFEKINEKRAKEGLSLFANPRNGASGSLRQLDTSITKERNLKFYPWGVGENSLEFSKHSEVMEFVRSLGFLKDDFVFCVKTLDEVIKKYHELLEKRDQKPMMMDGMVVRVNDLAHCKLLGYTVKFPKFMAAFKFPALEKTTTLLGVNLQVGRSGVITPVAVLEPVNLDGVIVKSATLHNFDEIARLGVMIGDSVSVIRSGDVIPKITKVFTQRRDGLESEIAKPTLCPECFSELLDEGAFLKCQNLDCKARLVNSIIYFVSKKCLNIDGLGENIVELLFKEGKITNIESIFFLKYSDFEGLEGFKEKKINNLLNAIENAKKCSLSRFINALGIEHIGEVAAKKLAQAFGFEWFMQSYETYANLEGFGTQMAKSLEEFAHVNANRIKHFYEILHLEDEKKELALNENISKKTFVITGTLSKSRDHFKELIESFGAKVSSSVSKKTDFVLYGEEAGSKLQKAQSLGVKCINESEFNALLGSDDAI